One region of Hugenholtzia roseola DSM 9546 genomic DNA includes:
- a CDS encoding leucine-rich repeat domain-containing protein — MKRLALLSLQILFWVGFFGLSPLAAQVEEDPTSFYWQGLSHLEKKEYLQAIRHFTTAISLNNAYAEAYYQRAIAKNALNKELGYLSIEHCHDLIKAMNGGKPEAAEMLLEHVAAECFSLQAAKMQPKIVFCADFSTHGLTEIPANITDFPFIVQLNLAENELTTLDSALARLENVLVLDLNNNRLNELSANFSQLSHLQFLNLSDNNLKELNSDFGNLKNLRVLQIKNNYLSELPLSFEKLENLENLDISYNQLSQVPAVLLRLQNLRELHIEGNAIPKEEIEKIRTALPKTEIFF; from the coding sequence ATGAAAAGGTTGGCTCTGCTTTCATTACAGATACTATTTTGGGTAGGATTCTTTGGGCTTTCTCCGCTTGCGGCGCAAGTGGAAGAAGACCCCACCTCGTTTTATTGGCAGGGGTTGTCGCATTTGGAAAAAAAGGAATATTTGCAGGCGATACGCCATTTCACGACTGCCATCAGCCTCAATAATGCCTATGCAGAGGCGTACTACCAGCGTGCGATTGCCAAAAACGCCCTCAATAAAGAGTTGGGCTATTTGAGCATCGAGCATTGCCACGACCTTATCAAGGCGATGAATGGCGGCAAGCCCGAAGCCGCCGAAATGCTTTTGGAACACGTAGCCGCCGAATGTTTTAGCCTGCAAGCGGCGAAGATGCAGCCCAAAATTGTCTTCTGTGCCGATTTTTCTACCCATGGGCTAACCGAAATTCCTGCTAATATTACAGACTTTCCTTTTATTGTGCAATTAAATTTAGCCGAAAACGAACTCACGACCCTCGACTCTGCCCTTGCAAGGCTCGAAAATGTGTTGGTCTTAGATTTGAATAATAATCGTTTGAACGAACTTTCTGCCAATTTTAGCCAACTTTCGCATTTGCAGTTTCTAAATTTAAGCGATAACAACCTCAAAGAATTGAATAGCGATTTTGGCAATCTCAAAAATTTGCGCGTGTTACAAATCAAAAACAACTACCTTTCCGAACTGCCACTCTCTTTTGAGAAGTTGGAAAATCTCGAAAATTTAGACATTTCTTACAACCAACTAAGCCAAGTGCCTGCCGTCCTGCTTCGCCTACAAAACCTGCGCGAACTGCACATAGAGGGCAATGCTATTCCAAAAGAGGAGATAGAAAAAATTAGAACTGCCCTGCCCAAAACAGAAATCTTTTTCTAA